GGCCGCGCAGCGGGACGTCCTTCTGTTCGTAACGCAGTTTCTTGCCGTCCGCGATCCGGATCTGCTCGCGCACGATGTCGATGCCGGTAACCATCTCCGTCACCGTGTGTTCGACCTGGATCCGCGTGTTCATCTCCAGGAAATGGAACTCGCCGTCGGGCACGTACAGGAACTCGATGGTCCCCACGCTATCGTAATTCACGCCGACGGCCGCGTCGACCGCCGCCTTCCACATCCGGTTCCGGACGCGGGCCGGGAGGGCGGGGGCGGGCGATTCCTCGATAAGCTTCTGGTGGCGGCGCTGGATCGAGCAGTCGCGGTCCCCGAGGTGGATCACGTTCCCGTGACGGTCCCCCATCACCTGGACCTCGACGTGGCGGGCGTTGTCGAAATATTTCTCGATGTAGACGTCGGGAACGCCGAAGGCCGACAGCGCCTCCGATTGGGCCGTGAGGAACGCATTGATGAAGGATGCCGGGCTGTGGACGATCTTCATCCCCCGACCGCCGCCGCCGGCGGCCGCCTTGACGATCACGGGGAAACCGATCTCCTTGGCGACCCGAAGCCCCTCCTCCTCCTCGGTGACCGCGCCGTCGCTCCCCGGCACGACCGGGACCTTGACCTTCTGCACCGCCCGGCGCGCCTCGATCTTGTCCCCCATCATGCGGATCGCCTCGGAGGAGGGCCCGATGAACCGGACGCCGTAATTTGCGCAGATCTCCGCGAAGGCGGCGTTTTCGGCCAGGAAGCCGTAGCCGGGATGCACGGCGTCCGAGTCGGTGATCTCGATCGCGGAGAGGATCGCCGGGACGTTCAGGTAGCTGTCCGCGCCGGGCGGCGGGCCGATGCAGACGGCCTGGTCCGCCATCCGGACGTGCATCGCGTCCCTGTCGGCCGTCGAATAGACGGCGACCGTCTTGATCCCCATCTCCCGGCAGGTCCGGATGATCCGGACGGCGATCTCGCCCCGGTTCGCGATCAGCACCTTGTGGATCATGCCGTCCTCTTACTCCGGGGTGATGTGGAAGAGCGCCTGTCCGTACGCGACCGGCTGCGCGTTTTCCACGATGATGGCGGCGATCGTGCCGGTGGTGTCCGACTCGATCTGGTTCATGATCTTCATCGCCTCGACGATGCACAACACCTGCCCCTTGACCACGCGGGTCCCCACCTCGACGAACGGCGCGGCGTCCGGGGCCGGGGCGCGATAGAAGGTCCCCACGATCGGAGAGACGATCTCCTTGTAGGTCGGCTTCTGGACTGCGGGAGCCGCGGCCGGCGTCGGTTCCGCCGCGCGGGCCGGCGCCGACGG
This portion of the bacterium genome encodes:
- the accC gene encoding acetyl-CoA carboxylase biotin carboxylase subunit, with product MIHKVLIANRGEIAVRIIRTCREMGIKTVAVYSTADRDAMHVRMADQAVCIGPPPGADSYLNVPAILSAIEITDSDAVHPGYGFLAENAAFAEICANYGVRFIGPSSEAIRMMGDKIEARRAVQKVKVPVVPGSDGAVTEEEEGLRVAKEIGFPVIVKAAAGGGGRGMKIVHSPASFINAFLTAQSEALSAFGVPDVYIEKYFDNARHVEVQVMGDRHGNVIHLGDRDCSIQRRHQKLIEESPAPALPARVRNRMWKAAVDAAVGVNYDSVGTIEFLYVPDGEFHFLEMNTRIQVEHTVTEMVTGIDIVREQIRIADGKKLRYEQKDVPLRGHAIEVRINAEDPETFLPFPGLIQTCVFPGGFGVRVDTAIYPGYVVPSTYDSLLGKLIVHGDDRNEAIMRMRRALDEIRIEGVRTTVPFHKKMMVNSDFVEARLSTNFLEKNRP
- the accB gene encoding acetyl-CoA carboxylase biotin carboxyl carrier protein; the encoded protein is MNLKEIREILELLKGSDVSEFELGRGDTVLKLRRGPANAPAAPPSAPASPSAPARAAEPTPAAAPAVQKPTYKEIVSPIVGTFYRAPAPDAAPFVEVGTRVVKGQVLCIVEAMKIMNQIESDTTGTIAAIIVENAQPVAYGQALFHITPE